The genomic DNA TATGCATTTGCATATATAGTTTGGTTTTGTAAGGTTTTATTTTACATCAAGATTGTACATATTGCTCTACAATATgctttttttacttaacattatGTCTTGGAGATCTTTCCATATCAGTACATACAGTTTTTAACTGTTGCATAGTATTAATTCGATACAACCAATGTATCTAAGTTGCGCTCAGGGACACGTACCACTTTACGTTTTGAAAGCAAGCTACTCCCCAAACTGCCCCCTGAAAAGGCTGATATCATTTACATTCACACCCACAGCACGAGTGCTCCCATTTCTTCTCTTTGTAGCCCAAACTAGATATTATCACGAAGAAAAACTATTGCTTTCTGATGGACACAATCGGTTTCATTGTCGTGTTAATTTACACGGCACTGATTGCCAGTGAGGTTGATCATTAGCAATAGCCAAGCTGTTGGAGCTGAAAACAGCTCTCCAACTGTTGGGAGGAGCATCAATtagtacaatcactttggagAGCAGTTTGGCAATATCTAGTTAGAATGAAGATGCTCTAAACCTAAGATGCCCAAATTTCACCTCCGTATACTTATCCCTAGGGAAATTCACACGTGTGCACAAAGGAACATCTTTTAAGTATGTTCATTGCTGCAAAATACTGGgaagaacctaaatgtccaccaatgggaaaatagataaataacttgTGGtaattcatacaatggaatatttagtATACAGCAGTTAGAAGGCATGTATCAAAATGGCTACTAAATCTCAAAAgcaatgttgagtgaaaaaaagcaagttgcaaaacGATACATACATTCTAGCAATTatgtccatttaaaaaacaaacactctATATTGGTtatggagatacacacacacacacatatacatacatatgtacacaaatacacacacacacacacacacacacacatctaaaaATGTAGACGAGAAGTAAAAAAACAATTTCCTGGGTAGTGCTTACCTCTGTGGAGGAAGGTAAATATGACGGGTGAAGAACTTCACCTGTGCCTGAAAGTGTATATttattggagagagagagagatctgaagCCAATATGGCTAAATGTTCAAACCTGTTCACTTTGTGTGGGTGGGTACCTCTGTTTTTCGTAGCACTTGCCTggcatatatttttctgttccttttgtgTCACTGTGTTAATGTATACAATCAgcatacagctttttttttttttacccatttccTCTGAGACTTGCTTTTTTCTAAAAGGGGATTTTAATTCCTTCACCCCTACACTCCAATTGGATGTATTCCTACCATCATTATTTTTACTATGCTTTCtcactgtttctttccttctcataGACTGACAGAGTATTCTCTACTCAACCTTTGCCCCTTTAGTAGCCTGACAACCATACACTTCACCCCTACTTAGAAATAATTACCCTTACTTTTGCTGTTGTTGGAGTCAGCATTTCCAGTGAAACTAAAGTTTTTCTCCTAGTGGGAACACCAAAAAACCCTATTTGGGATGCAAATGCAAGAGATCAATTATAAAGTCACTTAGTTACCACCGTTTTAGACAAAACCAAACAATTCCACTATACCATGTAAAACCAAAAGGAGAACTTTAATAAGCTTTTACGGCACTGCAATTACAGGAACATTAACCCATAACATGCAACAGAAATGATGATGCCTTTTGGACAAATTTAACAGATAAACTTGACGTTACAATCAACAGCAACATATTctactgaaaaaaacaaatgcaacTTATTTCACTGTTCAGGTtagaaaatgtatgtttttacTGCAATTGCGAGTAGCATTTAGAAAGTTTAGTTTTCCCTTTCTAACCTCTAAAACacaggatgattttttttcaatgcaATCGTACACAACCGTTTTCACGCTGGAAATAATCACAAGGAATCGACAGGTGGAGATTAATCGACTGATTGATTTCATTTCAATGGTTAATTTGGAGAGGGCTCCTGCAGTATTGTGGGTTTCAGATGGGGAAAATCATCAGACCAGGAGTAAAGAGCCTTGGTCTTAAAGCGGGGGAGGGAACATGCAGCGGCACACGGGGCAAGTGCCTGACTTCTGAAGCCAGATGGACACACAGGGCTTGTGGAAATAGTGGTGGCACGGCAGCTCCGTTGCCACCTCCCCCTTCACATATTCACTGCAACAGATGGGGCAGCACATCTCCTGCCCCACCGCGCTGTGATCTTCCGTGACCAGGATCTCGGGAAGAGCATCGATGCTCTCCTTGCTGGCTGGTGGATTGGCCACCTCCACGTCCACCGCGAGAGACTCCAAGTGCGCCAGGGCAGTTTCCATTGCCTGGGCCAGGCGTTCTTCAAGTGCCATGTACGTGAGGAACTGAGGATCCACGTAGGAAATGGCTTCAGCCACCCCCAGCCCATCCGCAAACCCATCGAAGAGGCTCCAATCCACTTCGAGGTCTTCACTGACACTGGAGTCATCTTCAAGGTTGTTGTTGCCATCCAGCATGAAGACGCTGGGCTGCAGAAACTCCTGACCGGAATCATTATCTCCCTCACTGCTGTTCTCGTTTTCATTGTATTGGAGCCAAGGAACTTCTCCTTCTTCGGTGGTTGCCTGTTCCTCTTCCTGGAGAGATGGCCCTCGAACTTCTTCAAGTTCATTGCCGCCACTGCTGCCAGCACTGGCACCAGCACTGGGGCTGGCGCTGGCGCTGGCATTCACTCTGGCTTGCTCGGCTTCGTGCTCTTCTTTTCCTGGCAGAGTCTCCCAGCTCTCGCCACTGGACGACAGATTTTGCTCCCGACCTCGATACTTGCGACGCAGAGCCGCAGTCCACTCTTTGTCACTGTCAGAGTCTTCTTCGAAGTATTTGTAGTAATCATCGCTGTACGTCCAGAAGTCAGGGTCGGCCATGGTTCGTCGCCGTCTCGGCACCTTTTCCGGCTTCACTTGGTCACTCCTGGCTTCCCTCTTGTCTTCAGGGTACTTCG from Balaenoptera acutorostrata chromosome X, mBalAcu1.1, whole genome shotgun sequence includes the following:
- the PJA1 gene encoding E3 ubiquitin-protein ligase Praja-1 isoform X3 encodes the protein MGQESSKPVWPKPAGGYQSNTGRRYGRRHAYVSFRPSTSQQERISGQRKTSSEVPMHRSAPSQTTKRSRSPFSTTRRSWDDSASSGTSLNVDNEDYSSTSRWRETANADEGHSDGLARRGRGESSGGYPEPKYPEDKREARSDQVKPEKVPRRRRTMADPDFWTYSDDYYKYFEEDSDSDKEWTAALRRKYRGREQNLSSSGESWETLPGKEEHEAEQARVNASASASPSAGASAGSSGGNELEEVRGPSLQEEEQATTEEGEVPWLQYNENENSSEGDNDSGQEFLQPSVFMLDGNNNLEDDSSVSEDLEVDWSLFDGFADGLGVAEAISYVDPQFLTYMALEERLAQAMETALAHLESLAVDVEVANPPASKESIDALPEILVTEDHSAVGQEMCCPICCSEYVKGEVATELPCHHYFHKPCVSIWLQKSGTCPVCRCMFPPPL
- the PJA1 gene encoding E3 ubiquitin-protein ligase Praja-1 isoform X2 produces the protein MHRSAPSQTTKRSRSPFSTTRRSWDDSASSGTSLNVDNEDYSRYPPREYRASGSRRGMAYGHVDCFGADDSEEEGAGPVERVPVRGKTGKFKDDKLYDPEKGARSLAGVPPQFSSFNRDVREELDKLDPAPAARGSASRAEFLQPNSMASQPSSADGKVVTNDNSLERERREQNLPACPSRAPVSICGGGENTPKSAEEPVVRPKIRNLASPNCVKPKIFFDTDDDDDMPHSTSRWRETANADEGHSDGLARRGRGESSGGYPEPKYPEDKREARSDQVKPEKVPRRRRTMADPDFWTYSDDYYKYFEEDSDSDKEWTAALRRKYRGREQNLSSSGESWETLPGKEEHEAEQARVNASASASPSAGASAGSSGGNELEEVRGPSLQEEEQATTEEGEVPWLQYNENENSSEGDNDSGQEFLQPSVFMLDGNNNLEDDSSVSEDLEVDWSLFDGFADGLGVAEAISYVDPQFLTYMALEERLAQAMETALAHLESLAVDVEVANPPASKESIDALPEILVTEDHSAVGQEMCCPICCSEYVKGEVATELPCHHYFHKPCVSIWLQKSGTCPVCRCMFPPPL